Proteins encoded in a region of the Streptomyces akebiae genome:
- a CDS encoding S-(hydroxymethyl)mycothiol dehydrogenase, whose amino-acid sequence MAHQVRAVVARGKGAPVSLETIVVPDPGPGEALVKVEACGVCHTDLHYREGGINDDFPFLLGHEAAGVVEAVGEGVTDVAPGDFVILNWRAVCGSCRACRRGRPWYCFATHNAKQKMTLLDGTELAPALGIGAFAEKTLVAAGQCTKVDRAASPAVAGLLGCGVMAGIGAAINTGNVGRGDTVAVIGCGGVGAAAVVGSELAGAAKIIAVDIDDLKLETARKLGATHSVNSRETDPVEAIRELTGGFGADVVIEAVGRPETYKQAFYARDLAGTVVLVGVPTPEMKLELPLLDVFGRGGALKSSWYGDCLPDRDFPMLIDLFLQNRLDLDTFVTETIALDEVEKAFERMHGGDVLRSVVVL is encoded by the coding sequence ATGGCTCACCAGGTCCGTGCTGTCGTCGCGCGGGGCAAGGGCGCCCCCGTCAGTCTGGAAACGATCGTCGTGCCGGACCCCGGCCCGGGCGAGGCGCTGGTGAAGGTCGAGGCCTGCGGGGTGTGCCACACCGATCTGCACTACCGGGAGGGCGGGATCAACGACGACTTCCCCTTCCTGCTCGGCCATGAGGCCGCGGGTGTGGTGGAGGCGGTGGGGGAGGGGGTCACGGATGTCGCCCCCGGTGACTTCGTCATCCTCAACTGGCGTGCGGTGTGCGGTAGTTGCCGGGCGTGTCGACGTGGTCGCCCCTGGTACTGCTTCGCCACCCACAACGCGAAGCAGAAGATGACCCTGCTCGACGGTACCGAGCTGGCTCCCGCGCTGGGCATCGGCGCCTTCGCGGAGAAGACCCTCGTCGCCGCCGGCCAGTGCACCAAGGTCGACCGGGCCGCGTCGCCGGCCGTCGCCGGGCTGCTGGGCTGCGGGGTGATGGCGGGCATCGGCGCCGCGATCAACACGGGGAACGTCGGCAGGGGAGACACGGTCGCCGTCATCGGCTGCGGCGGAGTCGGGGCCGCGGCGGTCGTCGGATCCGAGCTGGCGGGCGCCGCGAAGATCATCGCGGTCGACATCGACGACCTCAAGCTGGAGACCGCCAGGAAACTGGGCGCGACCCACTCCGTCAACTCCCGCGAGACCGACCCGGTCGAGGCGATCCGTGAGCTGACCGGCGGCTTCGGTGCCGATGTCGTCATCGAGGCGGTCGGCCGCCCCGAGACCTACAAGCAGGCCTTCTACGCCCGCGACCTGGCCGGCACGGTCGTCCTCGTCGGCGTCCCCACCCCGGAGATGAAACTCGAACTCCCCCTCCTCGACGTCTTCGGCCGCGGCGGCGCCCTGAAGTCCTCCTGGTACGGCGACTGCCTGCCCGACCGCGACTTCCCCATGCTGATCGACCTCTTCCTGCAGAACCGTCTTGACCTGGACACCTTCGTCACGGAGACCATCGCGCTCGACGAGGTCGAGAAGGCCTTCGAGCGGATGCACGGCGGCGACGTCCTGCGCTCGGTGGTGGTCCTCTGA
- a CDS encoding NAD(P)/FAD-dependent oxidoreductase yields MRTVAVVGASLAGLSAARSLRKQGFDGRLVVIGDEPHRPYDRPPLSKEFLAGTVGEAELALETQDEDLAAEWLLGTRVTALDHTGRAVRLADGREVRADGFVIATGAVARNLPGSEGLAGVHTLRTLDDARALRDELARGGRLVVIGGGFIGAEVASTACALGLEVTVVEAASTPLAGPLGDTMGAVVSGLHADHGVRLLCGVGVKGLSGEDRVDAVLLEDGRSVPADIVVVGVGARPCVEWLAGSGIALDNGVKCGADGRTSLASVVAVGDCANWYDPRAGRHRRVEHWTGARERPDAAVATLLAGGAVEPGVPRPPYFWSDQYGVRIQFAGNAAEADSVTVEAGAADDRDVLAVYRRAGRPIAVLGMNQPRLFTRVRKELAATTS; encoded by the coding sequence GTGAGGACCGTCGCCGTGGTCGGCGCCTCTCTCGCCGGCCTCTCGGCGGCGCGCTCCCTGCGCAAGCAGGGCTTCGACGGGCGCCTGGTCGTCATCGGCGACGAACCGCACCGTCCCTACGACCGGCCCCCGCTCTCCAAGGAGTTCCTGGCCGGCACCGTCGGCGAGGCCGAACTCGCCCTGGAGACGCAGGACGAGGACCTGGCGGCCGAGTGGCTGCTCGGCACCCGCGTCACCGCTCTCGACCACACCGGGCGAGCCGTCCGCCTCGCCGACGGACGTGAGGTGCGTGCCGACGGCTTCGTCATCGCCACGGGTGCCGTGGCGCGGAACCTGCCCGGCTCCGAGGGCCTGGCCGGAGTCCACACCCTGCGCACCCTGGACGACGCCCGCGCCCTGCGGGACGAACTGGCCCGCGGCGGACGCCTGGTGGTGATCGGCGGCGGTTTCATCGGCGCCGAGGTCGCCTCCACCGCCTGCGCCCTCGGCCTTGAGGTGACCGTCGTGGAGGCGGCGTCGACCCCGCTCGCCGGACCGCTCGGCGACACCATGGGCGCCGTGGTCTCCGGCCTCCACGCCGACCACGGCGTACGGCTGTTGTGCGGCGTGGGGGTGAAGGGACTGAGCGGCGAGGACCGGGTCGACGCCGTCCTGCTGGAGGACGGCCGCAGCGTCCCCGCCGACATCGTCGTCGTCGGCGTCGGGGCCCGCCCGTGCGTCGAGTGGCTCGCGGGTTCCGGCATCGCGCTGGACAACGGGGTGAAGTGCGGCGCCGACGGCCGTACCAGCCTGGCCTCCGTGGTCGCGGTCGGCGACTGCGCCAACTGGTACGACCCCCGTGCGGGCCGCCACCGCCGTGTGGAGCACTGGACCGGCGCGCGCGAGCGCCCGGACGCCGCCGTCGCCACCCTGCTGGCGGGGGGCGCGGTCGAGCCGGGCGTACCCAGGCCGCCGTACTTCTGGTCGGACCAGTACGGCGTCCGCATCCAGTTCGCCGGCAACGCGGCCGAGGCCGACAGCGTCACCGTCGAGGCGGGCGCGGCCGACGACCGCGACGTCCTCGCCGTCTACCGGCGCGCCGGCCGGCCGATCGCCGTGCTCGGGATGAACCAGCCGCGGCTGTTCACGCGGGTGCGCAAGGAACTTGCCGCCACCACATCTTGA
- a CDS encoding bifunctional 3-phenylpropionate/cinnamic acid dioxygenase ferredoxin subunit: protein MMIPACRLADLPRGEAFRLDIDPPVSVFHTDDGEVFAIDDTCTHQDASLADGWLEGCEVECPLHASKFDLRTGAVDSPPAKLPVRTHEVAVEDGMIYVRLSTEAPNLPPCISARLAGGPA, encoded by the coding sequence ATGATGATTCCCGCGTGCCGTCTCGCGGATCTTCCGCGAGGTGAGGCCTTCCGGCTCGACATCGACCCGCCGGTGTCGGTGTTCCACACCGACGACGGCGAGGTCTTCGCCATCGATGACACCTGCACCCACCAGGACGCCTCGCTCGCCGACGGCTGGCTGGAGGGCTGCGAGGTGGAATGCCCGCTGCATGCCTCCAAGTTCGACCTGCGCACCGGCGCGGTCGACTCCCCGCCGGCCAAGCTTCCGGTCCGGACGCACGAGGTCGCCGTCGAGGACGGCATGATCTACGTCCGGCTCTCCACGGAGGCCCCCAACCTGCCGCCCTGCATCTCCGCCCGGCTCGCCGGAGGTCCCGCGTGA
- a CDS encoding aromatic ring-hydroxylating oxygenase subunit alpha → MTSTSLPDSLIATLPGSSYTDPVVFAQEQEHIFETMWFCVARASELAKPGAFRTVDVGRESILVTRARDNSIRAYFNVCRHRGAKLCTEESGEVKRAFQCPYHAWTYGLDGKLVAAPNLTKMPDVGRTEYGLVSVAVREWLGYVWVCLAENPPSFEEDVIGEVIARLGDVESIERYDIGNLSVGRRITYDVQANWKLIIENFMECYHCATIHPELTEVLPEFADGYAAQYYVGHGAEFGEEVRGFTVDGSEGLDRIPGVAEDQDRRYYAITVRPQVFINLVPDHVIFHRMYPVSVDRTIVECDWLYLPHVVESGKDVSRSVELFDRVNLQDFEACERTQPGMSSRLYAKGGVLVPSEHHIGAFHDWVNERLGTPQG, encoded by the coding sequence GTGACCTCGACCAGCCTGCCCGACAGCCTGATCGCCACTCTTCCCGGCTCCTCCTACACCGATCCGGTGGTCTTCGCCCAGGAGCAGGAGCACATATTCGAGACCATGTGGTTCTGTGTCGCGCGCGCCTCCGAGCTGGCGAAGCCCGGTGCCTTCCGCACCGTCGACGTGGGCCGCGAGAGCATCCTCGTCACCCGGGCCCGGGACAACTCGATCCGCGCGTACTTCAACGTCTGCCGACACCGCGGGGCCAAGCTCTGCACCGAGGAGTCCGGCGAGGTCAAGCGGGCCTTCCAGTGCCCCTACCACGCCTGGACGTACGGCCTGGACGGCAAGCTCGTCGCCGCGCCCAACCTCACCAAGATGCCCGATGTGGGCCGTACCGAGTACGGCCTGGTGAGCGTCGCCGTACGGGAATGGCTCGGGTATGTCTGGGTCTGTCTCGCGGAGAACCCGCCGTCCTTCGAGGAGGACGTCATCGGTGAGGTCATCGCCCGCCTGGGCGACGTCGAGTCGATCGAGCGCTACGACATCGGCAACCTCTCGGTGGGCCGCCGGATCACGTACGACGTGCAGGCGAACTGGAAGCTCATCATCGAGAACTTCATGGAGTGCTACCACTGTGCCACGATCCATCCCGAACTGACCGAGGTGCTGCCGGAGTTCGCGGACGGGTACGCCGCCCAGTACTACGTGGGCCATGGCGCGGAGTTCGGTGAGGAGGTGCGGGGGTTCACCGTGGACGGTTCCGAGGGTCTGGACCGTATTCCCGGTGTCGCCGAGGACCAGGACCGCCGCTACTACGCGATCACCGTCCGGCCGCAGGTCTTCATCAACCTCGTACCCGACCACGTGATCTTCCACCGGATGTACCCGGTGTCCGTGGACCGCACGATCGTCGAGTGCGACTGGCTGTATCTGCCGCACGTCGTCGAGAGCGGCAAGGACGTCAGCCGGTCCGTGGAACTCTTCGACCGGGTCAACCTCCAGGACTTCGAGGCCTGTGAGCGGACCCAGCCCGGCATGAGCTCCCGGCTGTACGCCAAGGGCGGTGTGCTGGTGCCCAGTGAGCACCACATCGGCGCGTTCCACGACTGGGTGAACGAGCGCCTCGGCACCCCTCAGGGGTGA